A stretch of Besnoitia besnoiti strain Bb-Ger1 chromosome Unknown contig00015, whole genome shotgun sequence DNA encodes these proteins:
- a CDS encoding leucine rich repeat-containing protein (encoded by transcript BESB_028580): MAKTRKGKKKHDSATTDHAVLTGDVLNSSLSDVARTVDGSGYAFVRLNCAGKSITKIPEEIAAYVHLRYIDISDNHIEDIVPLTTLPHVLALNAARNNITDVSYLADTTCLPSCVVLNLSFNSIYELHSIGLPRLAKLTLDGNPLASLESVDKLPKSLTHLSLKDTHLRTISQFPPLPKLVYLSVSNCPIDSITDVSMLAALEILDISGIRLGNLGLLETLVTLPMLRELTILPVDHEMPDDNFRQEILVVLRKLQRLNGIDVTAEEKRRAKALKVQRKKERQEAVKHERLQEETNGEAAYNPEDGSISGTAPVQDIFVEDA, translated from the coding sequence ATGGCAAAAACTAGAAAAGGAAAGAAAAAGCACGATTCTGCGACAACGGATCATGCAGTGCTGACAGGAGACGTCCTGAATTCCAGTCTTTCGGACGTCGCAAGAACAGTGGACGGCAGTGGCTACGCCTTTGTTCGCTTGAACTGCGCTGGGAAAAGTATCACGAAGATTCCTGAAGAGATAGCAGCGTATGTTCATCTTCGCTACATTGATATATCCGATAACCATATCGAAGACATCGTCCCTCTCACCACGCTGCCGCACGTTCTCGCGCTCAACGCGGCCCGCAACAACATTACTGATGTGTCATACCTCGCGGACACGACCTGTCTGCCGTCATGTGTTGTCCTAAATTTATCATTCAATTCCATTTATGAGCTGCATTCGATAGGTCTACCACGTCTAGCAAAACTAACACTCGACGGTAACCCATTGGCCTCCCTGGAATCCGTTGACAAGTTACCCAAGTCTCTGACGCATCTGAGCCTTAAGGACACGCATCTGCGAACCATATCTCAATTTCCACCGCTGCCCAAACTCGTGTACCTTTCTGTTTCCAACTGTCCCATTGACTCTATCACGGACGTCAGCATGCTTGCTGCACTTGAAATCCTCGACATCAGTGGCATACGACTCGGCAATTTAGGCCTTCTCGAAACACTTGTAACGCTACCGATGCTCCGGGAGCTCACTATTCTTCCAGTTGACCATGAAATGCCCGACGACAATTTCCGACAAGAAATTTTGGTGGTACTTCGGAAGCTACAGCGGCTGAATGGGATTGATGTCACTGCCGAAGAAAAAAGGCGGGCCAAGGCCCTAAAGGTGCAAAGGAAGAAAGAGCGGCAAGAGGCGGTGAAGCATGAACGTCTCCAGGAGGAAACTAATGGCGAAGCTGCATACAACCCCGAAGACGGCAGTATTTCAGGCACAGCGCCGGTTCAAGACATTTTTGTCGAAGACGCGTGA
- a CDS encoding ribosomal protein l7/l12 c-terminal domain-containing protein (encoded by transcript BESB_028570) yields MAAKAVAGVSFLSLSCPRTHRALIWARQGLGRGFAVSTACIGLVQSIPTKWHYLVPPASFATASAASFDIFQKLKDPPEAGEEDDAAAKKRKPSDRVIRLVDEVMNLTLIEAADLCDLCQEKLAERSGGPTFNAAAVAGRTPFPHPASMFAGMVMPGMMGSMAAPGGMMPPAAGAVPTACAAVGNAAQAAATEVPAENKTEKKEEAKAAFSIKLLGFDAPKKVAVVKEVRAITALGLKESKDLVEQAPKIIKKAVPAAEAEALKVKLEAAGAQVLLE; encoded by the exons ATGGCGGCAAAagcggtcgccggcgtctcgtTCCTCTCCTTGTCATGCCCGCGAACCCACCGGGCTTTGATCTGGGCTCGGCAGGGACTcggccgcggcttcgcggtgAGCACCGCCTGCATAGGCCTCGTGCAATCCATTCCTACTAAATGGCACTACCTTGTGCCACCAGCGTCCTTTGCAACCGCTTCGGCAGCGTCCTTCGACATCTTCCAAAAATTGAAAGATCCCCCAGaggccggcgaagaagacgatgcggcagcaaagaagaggaaacctTCGGACCGC GTGATCAGATTGGTTGATGAGGTCATGAACTTGACTTTGATTGAGGCAGCAGATCTGTGTGATCTATGCCAGGAAAAGCTGGCTGAGAGGTCCGGAG GTCCCACTTTCAATGCGGCAGCGGTCGCAGGACGGACGCCTTTTCCTCATCCAGCGAGCATGTTCGCCGGCATGGTTATGCCTGGCATGATGGG AAGCATGGCGGCTCCTGGGGGAATGATGCCACCGGCGGCTGGGGCCGTACCGACAGCTTGTGCGGCGGTCGGCAATGCTGCTCAAGCAGCGGCAACCGAGGTTCCTGCAGAGAACA AAACtgagaaaaaggaagaagCCAAAGCGGCGTTTTCGATCAAGCTTCTCGGGTTCGATGCGCCGAAGAAGGTCGCAGTGGTCAAGGAAGTTCGTGCTATCACCGCTCTTGGCTTGAAGGAGAGCAAAGATCTTGTCGAGCAGGCCCCAAAGATTATTAAGAAAG CTGTgccagcagcggaggcagaggcgcttAAGGTGAAACTGGAGGCTGCGGGTGCGCAAGTATTGCTGGAGTGA
- a CDS encoding enoyl-acyl carrier reductase ENR (encoded by transcript BESB_028590) produces MTILAPLLISAAVASNLGRLGPVVASAFTIPSGSSRSTLSMSSMDYRPSWTPALSPRASRLQDEPAVMARSAFAATAADAADSLGTTQGTAGVAGGFHTAHLAVPINLAGKTAFVAGVADSHGYGWSIAKQLASAGARVALGTWPPVLGLFQKSLQTGRLDDDRRLPDGSLLEFAGIYALDAAFDRPEDVPADVKENKRYAGLDGYTIAEVAQKVKNDLGEIDILVHSLANGPEVTKPLLETSRKGYLAASSNSAYSFVSLLQHFGPIMKQGGSAVTLSYLAAERVIPGYGGGMSSAKAALESDTRTLAWEAGQKYGVRVNAISAGPLKSRAASAIGKDGERSFIDYAIEYSYNNAPLRRHLYSDDVGGAALFLLSPMAQAVSGVTLYVDNGLHAMGQAVDSRSMPPPRTSPQ; encoded by the exons ATGACTATTTTGGCGCCCCTCTTGAtcagcgccgccgtggcgagCAACTTGGGCCGTCTCGGACCCGTGGTGGCCTCTGCATTCACGATACCGAGTGGCTCGAGTCGCTCGACTCTGTCGATGTCTTCTATGGATTATCGGCCTTCGTGGACGCCTGCTCTCTCACCACGTGCTTCCAGGCTGCAAGATGAGCCTGCAGTGATGGCGCGCTCTGCATTTGCCGCTACGGCGGCCGACGCTGCAGACTCCTTGGGAACAACACAAGGAACGGCAGGCGTCGCAGGGGGTTTTCACACAGCCCACCTGGCGGTCCCGATCAATCTCGCTGGAAAGACGGCCTTCGTCGCGG GCGTCGCGGATAGCCACGGGTATGGATGGTCCATCGCGAAgcagctcgccagcgccggaGCGCGTGTGGCCCTGGGAACGTGGCCTCCAGTTCTCGGGCTCTTCCAGAAGTCTCTTCAGACTGGAAGACTCGATGACGATAGGAGACTGCCCGATGGGTCGCTCCTCGAATTCGCAGGCATATatgcgctcgacgccgccttCGACCGCCCCGAGGATGTGCCTGCAGAC GTGAAGGAGAATAAACGGTACGCAGGCCTCGACGGATACACCATCGCCGAGGTGGCACAGAAAGTTAAAAACGACCTGGGCGAAATCGACATTCTCGTGCATTCTCTTGCCAATGGACCGGAG GTGACCAAGCCCCTTCTCGAAACCAGCCGGAAAGGCTACCTGGCGGCGTCGAGCAACAGCGCGTATTCCTtcgtttcgcttcttcagcaTTTCGGCCCAATCATGAAacagggcggcagcgcggtcACTCTCTCCTATTTGGCTGCTGAGCGCGTAATCCCAG GCTATGGAGGCGGCATGAGCAGCGCCAAAGCAGCTCTGGAATCTGACACTCGCACGCTGGCGTGGGAGGCAGGCCAGAAGTACGGGGTGCGAGTCAATGCAATCAGCGCCGGTCCTCTGAAGAGCCGCGCTGCCAGTGCGATCGGCAAAGATGGCGAAAGGAGCTTTATTGACTATGCCATCGAGTACTCGTACAACAACGCCCCTCTGAGAAGA CACTTGTACAGTGACGacgtcggcggcgctgccttaTTCCTCCTATCTCCCATGGCGCAAGCAGTGAGCGGGGTGACTCTGTACGTGGACAATGGCTTGCACGCCATGGGGCAGGCCGTGGATTCCAGGTCGATGCCACCTCCGCGCACATCTCCTCAGTAA